In one Siniperca chuatsi isolate FFG_IHB_CAS linkage group LG14, ASM2008510v1, whole genome shotgun sequence genomic region, the following are encoded:
- the supt20 gene encoding transcription factor SPT20 homolog isoform X3, with protein sequence MQQVLEYALDRAEYIVESARQRPTKRRISSGGRKSLYQKLYELYMEECEKEPVLKNLRRNVNLLEKLVSQESVSCLVVNLYPGNEGYSLMLRGKNGSDSETIRLPYEEGELLEYLDAEELPPILVDLLEKSQVNIFHCGCVIVEVRDYRQSGNTKMPTYQSRHILLRPTMQTLICDVHAMTSDHHKWTQDDKLQLESQLILATAEPLCLDPSISVTCTANRLLYNKQKMSTRSMKRCFKRHSRAALNRQQELSHLPMPPQLRLYDYLQRRKERKPAPVIDLKISKIGNCVDMWKQSNCQLTVPKEIDVEKYAVVEKSLQLEDSQPTTVIWPAEEVVDDYTFECEVGGQAQRTKVSIFQAMGDPLVYGKIYCAKEPKAEDESTDLKLIHPPFLIGSKIDADRFLTQYKGVYERDVKCQVKMSHNSGSVGQGPPSPSKDEGDGISPLVQTSVLGKGVKHRPPPIKLPSGSGSSSSGNPYSSQTTSGLLKCPTPPPAKSQSLNRKHSMELGQVGLLSPASLSPMGSTQRSGTPKPSTPTPTNTPCSTPHPVDSLSAPLSVTPTPSDPPMVQSQSQPALLTPFTQQQLALSQPLPVMTIPLPTMGTSITTGTTSSQVMANPAGLNFINVVSSVCSPQTLMSGSNPMLGPGLNLSGILPPGGLMPTMQSAAQTGSPFGLNSSAGLRPLNLLQIPTGPLIFNSLQQQQLSQFSPQQSQSATSSPQQQGETGDQGSDQSLGNQQTAVINLGVGGFMSPQAAVAILAAPNAAAANGYGSSSSSGGSATATYRQPTKK encoded by the exons ATG CAACAAGTTTTGGAATATGCATTGGATCGAGCCGAG TACATTGTTGAAAGTGCTCGACAACGACCAACCAAAAGAAGAATTTCATCCGGCGGGAGGAAGAGTTTGTATCAGAAGCTCTATGAGCTGTACATGGAGGAATGTGAGAAAGAGCCAGTGTTGAAG AATTTGAGGAGAAATGTGAATCTACTGGAGAAGCTGGTATCTCAGGAGTCTGTATCATGTCTGGTGGTCAACCTATACCCTGGGAATGAAGGATATTCTTTAATGCTCAGGGGCAAAAATGGATCTG ATTCTGAAACCATCCGTCTGCCATATGAAGAAGGAGAACTGCTGGAGTACCTGGATGCTGAGGAGTTGCCTCCTATTCTGGTGGATCTGTTGGAGAAATCACAG GTGAACATCTTCCACTGTGGCTGTGTAATAGTAGAGGTGAGAGACTACAGGCAGTCTGGTAATACCAAGATGCCAACCTATCAGAGCAGACACATCCTGCTGCGGCCAACCATGCAG ACTCTGATCTGTGATGTCCATGCCATGACCAGTGACCACCACAAGTGGACACAG GATGACAAATTACAGCTGGAGAGTCAGCTGATTTTGGCCACAGCTGAACCTCTGTGCCTGGACCCCTCCATTTCTGTCACCTGCACAGCCAACCGCCTGCTctacaacaaacagaaaatgagcACTCGCTCCATGAAACG GTGTTTCAAGAGGCACTCTCGAGCTGCACTGAACAGGCAGCAGGAGCTGTCCCATCTGCCCATGCCACCACAGCTACGACTCTACGATTACCtacagaggaggaaggagaggaaaccTGCTCCTGTCATAGACCTGAAGATCTCAAAGATCGGAAAC TGTGTTGACATGTGGAAGCAGAGCAACTGCCAACTAACTGTACCGAAGGAAATTGAT GTGGAAAAGTATGCTGTGGTTGAGAAATCTCTGCAGTTGGAAGATTCTCAGCCCACTACTGTGATCTGGCCTGCTGAG GAAGTTGTAGATGACTACACGTTTGAGTGTGAGGTGGGGGGCCAAGCCCAGAGGACCAAGGTGTCTATCTTCCAGGCAATGGGAGACCCGCTGGTGTATGGGAAGATCTACTGTGCTAAAGAACCAAAAGCAGAGGACGAGAGCACAGACCTAAAGCTCATACATCCCCC CTTCCTCATAGGCTCAAAGATAGATGCAGACCG GTTTCTTACTCAGTACAAAGGAGTGTATGAAAGAGATGTGAAGTGTCAGGTCAAGATGTCCCATAACTCAGGCAGCGTGGGACAGGGGCCTCCCTCCCCTAGCAAAGATGAG GGTGATGGTATTTCTCCACTGGTCCAGACGTCTGTTTTGGGAAAAGGGGTGAAGCACCGACCCCCTCCCATCAAACTGCCTTCAGGATCAGGCAGCAGCTCCTCAG GTAATCCATATAGTTCACAAACCACCAGTGGTCTACTCAAGTGCCCTACGCCCCCTCCAGCCAAAAGCCAGTCTCTAAACAGGAAGCACTCTATGGAGCTGGGCCAGGTGGGCCTGCTGTCgcctgcctccctctcccctatGGGCTCCACACAGA GATCGGGGACCCCCAAGCCATCCACCCCCACACCCACCAACACGCCATGCTCGACCCCACACCCCGTCGAttccctctctgctcctctctcggTGACCCCTACCCCATCAGACCCTCCTATGGTTCAGAGCCAGTCGCAGCCTGCCCTCCTCACACCCTTCACCCAGCAGCAACTGGCTCTAAGCCAGCCCCTGCCCGTCATGACCATTCCCCTGCCCACCATGGGTACGTCCATTACCACGGGAACCACCTCGTCGCAGGTCATGGCCAACCCGGCAGGGCTCAATTTCATCAACGTGGTCAGCTCCGTCTG CAGTCCTCAGACTTTGATGAGTGGCTCCAACCCCATGCTGGGTCCAGGCCTTAACCTGAGTGGAATCCTGCCACCTGGAGGGCTGATGCCCACCATGCAGTCAGCAGCACAGACTG GGAGTCCTTTTGGCCTGAACAGCAGTGCTGGGTTGAGACCATTGAACCTACTGCAG ATCCCCACTGGTCCTCTCATCTTTAactctctgcagcagcagcaactgtctCAGTTCTCCCCTCAGCAGAGTCAGTCAGCCACCTCCAGCCCTCAACAGCAGGGGGAGACG GGTGACCAGGGGTCAGATCAAAGTTTAGGAAACCAGCAAACAGCAGTCATCAACCTGGGAGTCGGCGGCTTTATGTCTCCACAGGCCGCAG TTGCAATTCTTGCAGCAccaaatgcagcagcagcaaatggCTATGGGAGCAGCAGCTCCTCAGGGGGGAGCGCCACGGCAACATACCGCCAGCCAACCAAGAAgtaa
- the supt20 gene encoding transcription factor SPT20 homolog isoform X1 — MQQVLEYALDRAEYIVESARQRPTKRRISSGGRKSLYQKLYELYMEECEKEPVLKNLRRNVNLLEKLVSQESVSCLVVNLYPGNEGYSLMLRGKNGSDSETIRLPYEEGELLEYLDAEELPPILVDLLEKSQVNIFHCGCVIVEVRDYRQSGNTKMPTYQSRHILLRPTMQTLICDVHAMTSDHHKWTQDDKLQLESQLILATAEPLCLDPSISVTCTANRLLYNKQKMSTRSMKRCFKRHSRAALNRQQELSHLPMPPQLRLYDYLQRRKERKPAPVIDLKISKIGNCVDMWKQSNCQLTVPKEIDVEKYAVVEKSLQLEDSQPTTVIWPAEEVVDDYTFECEVGGQAQRTKVSIFQAMGDPLVYGKIYCAKEPKAEDESTDLKLIHPPFLIGSKIDADRFLTQYKGVYERDVKCQVKMSHNSGSVGQGPPSPSKDEGDGISPLVQTSVLGKGVKHRPPPIKLPSGSGSSSSGNPYSSQTTSGLLKCPTPPPAKSQSLNRKHSMELGQVGLLSPASLSPMGSTQRSGTPKPSTPTPTNTPCSTPHPVDSLSAPLSVTPTPSDPPMVQSQSQPALLTPFTQQQLALSQPLPVMTIPLPTMGTSITTGTTSSQVMANPAGLNFINVVSSVCSPQTLMSGSNPMLGPGLNLSGILPPGGLMPTMQSAAQTGSPFGLNSSAGLRPLNLLQIPTGPLIFNSLQQQQLSQFSPQQSQSATSSPQQQGETGDQGSDQSLGNQQTAVINLGVGGFMSPQAAVLSQLGCGLDGSGPPLPSPRLQQQHQPQIQLQFLQHQMQQQQMAMGAAAPQGGAPRQHTASQPRSKRKRSMPQPLPKS; from the exons ATG CAACAAGTTTTGGAATATGCATTGGATCGAGCCGAG TACATTGTTGAAAGTGCTCGACAACGACCAACCAAAAGAAGAATTTCATCCGGCGGGAGGAAGAGTTTGTATCAGAAGCTCTATGAGCTGTACATGGAGGAATGTGAGAAAGAGCCAGTGTTGAAG AATTTGAGGAGAAATGTGAATCTACTGGAGAAGCTGGTATCTCAGGAGTCTGTATCATGTCTGGTGGTCAACCTATACCCTGGGAATGAAGGATATTCTTTAATGCTCAGGGGCAAAAATGGATCTG ATTCTGAAACCATCCGTCTGCCATATGAAGAAGGAGAACTGCTGGAGTACCTGGATGCTGAGGAGTTGCCTCCTATTCTGGTGGATCTGTTGGAGAAATCACAG GTGAACATCTTCCACTGTGGCTGTGTAATAGTAGAGGTGAGAGACTACAGGCAGTCTGGTAATACCAAGATGCCAACCTATCAGAGCAGACACATCCTGCTGCGGCCAACCATGCAG ACTCTGATCTGTGATGTCCATGCCATGACCAGTGACCACCACAAGTGGACACAG GATGACAAATTACAGCTGGAGAGTCAGCTGATTTTGGCCACAGCTGAACCTCTGTGCCTGGACCCCTCCATTTCTGTCACCTGCACAGCCAACCGCCTGCTctacaacaaacagaaaatgagcACTCGCTCCATGAAACG GTGTTTCAAGAGGCACTCTCGAGCTGCACTGAACAGGCAGCAGGAGCTGTCCCATCTGCCCATGCCACCACAGCTACGACTCTACGATTACCtacagaggaggaaggagaggaaaccTGCTCCTGTCATAGACCTGAAGATCTCAAAGATCGGAAAC TGTGTTGACATGTGGAAGCAGAGCAACTGCCAACTAACTGTACCGAAGGAAATTGAT GTGGAAAAGTATGCTGTGGTTGAGAAATCTCTGCAGTTGGAAGATTCTCAGCCCACTACTGTGATCTGGCCTGCTGAG GAAGTTGTAGATGACTACACGTTTGAGTGTGAGGTGGGGGGCCAAGCCCAGAGGACCAAGGTGTCTATCTTCCAGGCAATGGGAGACCCGCTGGTGTATGGGAAGATCTACTGTGCTAAAGAACCAAAAGCAGAGGACGAGAGCACAGACCTAAAGCTCATACATCCCCC CTTCCTCATAGGCTCAAAGATAGATGCAGACCG GTTTCTTACTCAGTACAAAGGAGTGTATGAAAGAGATGTGAAGTGTCAGGTCAAGATGTCCCATAACTCAGGCAGCGTGGGACAGGGGCCTCCCTCCCCTAGCAAAGATGAG GGTGATGGTATTTCTCCACTGGTCCAGACGTCTGTTTTGGGAAAAGGGGTGAAGCACCGACCCCCTCCCATCAAACTGCCTTCAGGATCAGGCAGCAGCTCCTCAG GTAATCCATATAGTTCACAAACCACCAGTGGTCTACTCAAGTGCCCTACGCCCCCTCCAGCCAAAAGCCAGTCTCTAAACAGGAAGCACTCTATGGAGCTGGGCCAGGTGGGCCTGCTGTCgcctgcctccctctcccctatGGGCTCCACACAGA GATCGGGGACCCCCAAGCCATCCACCCCCACACCCACCAACACGCCATGCTCGACCCCACACCCCGTCGAttccctctctgctcctctctcggTGACCCCTACCCCATCAGACCCTCCTATGGTTCAGAGCCAGTCGCAGCCTGCCCTCCTCACACCCTTCACCCAGCAGCAACTGGCTCTAAGCCAGCCCCTGCCCGTCATGACCATTCCCCTGCCCACCATGGGTACGTCCATTACCACGGGAACCACCTCGTCGCAGGTCATGGCCAACCCGGCAGGGCTCAATTTCATCAACGTGGTCAGCTCCGTCTG CAGTCCTCAGACTTTGATGAGTGGCTCCAACCCCATGCTGGGTCCAGGCCTTAACCTGAGTGGAATCCTGCCACCTGGAGGGCTGATGCCCACCATGCAGTCAGCAGCACAGACTG GGAGTCCTTTTGGCCTGAACAGCAGTGCTGGGTTGAGACCATTGAACCTACTGCAG ATCCCCACTGGTCCTCTCATCTTTAactctctgcagcagcagcaactgtctCAGTTCTCCCCTCAGCAGAGTCAGTCAGCCACCTCCAGCCCTCAACAGCAGGGGGAGACG GGTGACCAGGGGTCAGATCAAAGTTTAGGAAACCAGCAAACAGCAGTCATCAACCTGGGAGTCGGCGGCTTTATGTCTCCACAGGCCGCAG TGCTGTCCCAGTTGGGCTGTGGGCTGGACGGGTCTGGGCCCCCGCTGCCTTCTCCAAggcttcagcagcagcaccagccaCAGATCCAA TTGCAATTCTTGCAGCAccaaatgcagcagcagcaaatggCTATGGGAGCAGCAGCTCCTCAGGGGGGAGCGCCACGGCAACATACCGCCAGCCAACCAAGAAgtaagaggaagaggagcatgCCACAGCCCCTCCCTAAGTCATGA
- the supt20 gene encoding transcription factor SPT20 homolog isoform X2, translated as MQQVLEYALDRAEYIVESARQRPTKRRISSGGRKSLYQKLYELYMEECEKEPVLKNLRRNVNLLEKLVSQESVSCLVVNLYPGNEGYSLMLRGKNGSDSETIRLPYEEGELLEYLDAEELPPILVDLLEKSQVNIFHCGCVIVEVRDYRQSGNTKMPTYQSRHILLRPTMQTLICDVHAMTSDHHKWTQDDKLQLESQLILATAEPLCLDPSISVTCTANRLLYNKQKMSTRSMKRCFKRHSRAALNRQQELSHLPMPPQLRLYDYLQRRKERKPAPVIDLKISKIGNCVDMWKQSNCQLTVPKEIDVEKYAVVEKSLQLEDSQPTTVIWPAEEVVDDYTFECEVGGQAQRTKVSIFQAMGDPLVYGKIYCAKEPKAEDESTDLKLIHPPFLIGSKIDADRFLTQYKGVYERDVKCQVKMSHNSGSVGQGPPSPSKDEGDGISPLVQTSVLGKGVKHRPPPIKLPSGSGSSSSGNPYSSQTTSGLLKCPTPPPAKSQSLNRKHSMELGQVGLLSPASLSPMGSTQRSGTPKPSTPTPTNTPCSTPHPVDSLSAPLSVTPTPSDPPMVQSQSQPALLTPFTQQQLALSQPLPVMTIPLPTMGTSITTGTTSSQVMANPAGLNFINVVSSVCPQTLMSGSNPMLGPGLNLSGILPPGGLMPTMQSAAQTGSPFGLNSSAGLRPLNLLQIPTGPLIFNSLQQQQLSQFSPQQSQSATSSPQQQGETGDQGSDQSLGNQQTAVINLGVGGFMSPQAAVLSQLGCGLDGSGPPLPSPRLQQQHQPQIQLQFLQHQMQQQQMAMGAAAPQGGAPRQHTASQPRSKRKRSMPQPLPKS; from the exons ATG CAACAAGTTTTGGAATATGCATTGGATCGAGCCGAG TACATTGTTGAAAGTGCTCGACAACGACCAACCAAAAGAAGAATTTCATCCGGCGGGAGGAAGAGTTTGTATCAGAAGCTCTATGAGCTGTACATGGAGGAATGTGAGAAAGAGCCAGTGTTGAAG AATTTGAGGAGAAATGTGAATCTACTGGAGAAGCTGGTATCTCAGGAGTCTGTATCATGTCTGGTGGTCAACCTATACCCTGGGAATGAAGGATATTCTTTAATGCTCAGGGGCAAAAATGGATCTG ATTCTGAAACCATCCGTCTGCCATATGAAGAAGGAGAACTGCTGGAGTACCTGGATGCTGAGGAGTTGCCTCCTATTCTGGTGGATCTGTTGGAGAAATCACAG GTGAACATCTTCCACTGTGGCTGTGTAATAGTAGAGGTGAGAGACTACAGGCAGTCTGGTAATACCAAGATGCCAACCTATCAGAGCAGACACATCCTGCTGCGGCCAACCATGCAG ACTCTGATCTGTGATGTCCATGCCATGACCAGTGACCACCACAAGTGGACACAG GATGACAAATTACAGCTGGAGAGTCAGCTGATTTTGGCCACAGCTGAACCTCTGTGCCTGGACCCCTCCATTTCTGTCACCTGCACAGCCAACCGCCTGCTctacaacaaacagaaaatgagcACTCGCTCCATGAAACG GTGTTTCAAGAGGCACTCTCGAGCTGCACTGAACAGGCAGCAGGAGCTGTCCCATCTGCCCATGCCACCACAGCTACGACTCTACGATTACCtacagaggaggaaggagaggaaaccTGCTCCTGTCATAGACCTGAAGATCTCAAAGATCGGAAAC TGTGTTGACATGTGGAAGCAGAGCAACTGCCAACTAACTGTACCGAAGGAAATTGAT GTGGAAAAGTATGCTGTGGTTGAGAAATCTCTGCAGTTGGAAGATTCTCAGCCCACTACTGTGATCTGGCCTGCTGAG GAAGTTGTAGATGACTACACGTTTGAGTGTGAGGTGGGGGGCCAAGCCCAGAGGACCAAGGTGTCTATCTTCCAGGCAATGGGAGACCCGCTGGTGTATGGGAAGATCTACTGTGCTAAAGAACCAAAAGCAGAGGACGAGAGCACAGACCTAAAGCTCATACATCCCCC CTTCCTCATAGGCTCAAAGATAGATGCAGACCG GTTTCTTACTCAGTACAAAGGAGTGTATGAAAGAGATGTGAAGTGTCAGGTCAAGATGTCCCATAACTCAGGCAGCGTGGGACAGGGGCCTCCCTCCCCTAGCAAAGATGAG GGTGATGGTATTTCTCCACTGGTCCAGACGTCTGTTTTGGGAAAAGGGGTGAAGCACCGACCCCCTCCCATCAAACTGCCTTCAGGATCAGGCAGCAGCTCCTCAG GTAATCCATATAGTTCACAAACCACCAGTGGTCTACTCAAGTGCCCTACGCCCCCTCCAGCCAAAAGCCAGTCTCTAAACAGGAAGCACTCTATGGAGCTGGGCCAGGTGGGCCTGCTGTCgcctgcctccctctcccctatGGGCTCCACACAGA GATCGGGGACCCCCAAGCCATCCACCCCCACACCCACCAACACGCCATGCTCGACCCCACACCCCGTCGAttccctctctgctcctctctcggTGACCCCTACCCCATCAGACCCTCCTATGGTTCAGAGCCAGTCGCAGCCTGCCCTCCTCACACCCTTCACCCAGCAGCAACTGGCTCTAAGCCAGCCCCTGCCCGTCATGACCATTCCCCTGCCCACCATGGGTACGTCCATTACCACGGGAACCACCTCGTCGCAGGTCATGGCCAACCCGGCAGGGCTCAATTTCATCAACGTGGTCAGCTCCGTCTG TCCTCAGACTTTGATGAGTGGCTCCAACCCCATGCTGGGTCCAGGCCTTAACCTGAGTGGAATCCTGCCACCTGGAGGGCTGATGCCCACCATGCAGTCAGCAGCACAGACTG GGAGTCCTTTTGGCCTGAACAGCAGTGCTGGGTTGAGACCATTGAACCTACTGCAG ATCCCCACTGGTCCTCTCATCTTTAactctctgcagcagcagcaactgtctCAGTTCTCCCCTCAGCAGAGTCAGTCAGCCACCTCCAGCCCTCAACAGCAGGGGGAGACG GGTGACCAGGGGTCAGATCAAAGTTTAGGAAACCAGCAAACAGCAGTCATCAACCTGGGAGTCGGCGGCTTTATGTCTCCACAGGCCGCAG TGCTGTCCCAGTTGGGCTGTGGGCTGGACGGGTCTGGGCCCCCGCTGCCTTCTCCAAggcttcagcagcagcaccagccaCAGATCCAA TTGCAATTCTTGCAGCAccaaatgcagcagcagcaaatggCTATGGGAGCAGCAGCTCCTCAGGGGGGAGCGCCACGGCAACATACCGCCAGCCAACCAAGAAgtaagaggaagaggagcatgCCACAGCCCCTCCCTAAGTCATGA
- the exosc8 gene encoding exosome complex component RRP43 gives MAAGFKTAEPLEYHRSFLKENCRPDGRELSEFRPTTLNIGSISTADGSALVKVGNTTVICGIKAELTNPTVEAPGKGYIVPNVDLPPLCSSRFRPGPPGEQAQAASQFIADVIESSEVIQTEDLCIDRGKLCWVLYCDMMCLDYDGNVLDACIIALLAALKNTQLPEVTISTEACTPEVNLEKRRRLHIHKHPVGASFCVFDDSILIVDPTAEEESLSTAQLTVVTDEEDRLCSVHKPGGTSLSGEKLQECINRATARQREIQKLIDKVIHSVKTTK, from the exons ATGGCGGCTGGGTTCAA GACTGCTGAGCCTCTGGAGTACCACAGGAGCTTTCTG AAAGAAAACTGTCGACCTGATGGACGGGAGCTGTCGGAATTCAGACCCACAACACTGAACATAG GGTCCATATCCACTGCAGATGGCTCAGCCCTGGTGAAGGTTGGAAACACCACGGTCATCTGTGGGATCAAAGCG GAGCTGACAAACCCTACAGTTGAGGCACCTGGGAAAGGTTACATTG TGCCCAACGTGGACCTGCCGCCTCTGTGTTCTTCTCGGTTTCGGCCGGGCCCACCAGGAGAACAGGCGCAGGCTGCCAGCCAGTTCATCGCTGATGTAATCGAAAG CTCTGAAGTGATACAAACAGAGGACTTGTGCATTGATAGAGGAAAG CTCTGCTGGGTGCTCTACTGTGACATGATGTGTCTCGACTATGATGGGAACGTGTTGGATGCTTGTATCATTGCCCTGCTGGCTGCCCTGAAGAACA CACAACTCCCAGAGGTCACCATCAGCACAGAGGCATGTACACCAGAGGTGAATTTAGAAAAGAGACGACGGCTACATATTCACAAACATCCAGTTGGTGCTTCTTTTTGTGTCTTCGATGA CTCCATACTGATCGTAGACCCCACAGCTGAGGAGGAGAGTCTGTCGACTGCTCAACTCACCGTGGTGACAGATGAGGAAGATCGACTCTGCTCTGTACACAAACCAG GTGGGACGTCACTGTCAGGAGAGAAGCTGCAGGAGTGTATCAACAGAGCAACAGCGCGACAGAGAGAGATCCAGAAACTGATTGACAAAGTCATACATAGTGTGaagacaacaaaataa